The Epinephelus lanceolatus isolate andai-2023 chromosome 14, ASM4190304v1, whole genome shotgun sequence genome has a window encoding:
- the LOC144466907 gene encoding olfactory receptor 4B13-like, giving the protein MMDNVSLITLFVLSGLNETMNHRAVLFSLTLLCYLFILLANVTLIVTIILDKNLHEPMYILLCMFCMNGLYGTAGFYPKFLWDLLSPVHVISYAGCHVQALVMYSFACSDLSILAVMAYDRYVAICRPLDYHCIMSKQRLLMLVCFSWLAPFCIMGINVILTSRLKLCSPFIARLFCVNWIIVKLACFPADTMVNGIVAYITILIYVFHGFFIVWSYMYLIKTCVNSIENRRKFMQTCVPHLTSLLIFLVTIVFDVMNMRFGSKDLPQAVQNFIEIQFLVIPPIINPLIYGFKLTKIRNRFLHVITFKNKY; this is encoded by the coding sequence ATGATGGATAATGTCTCTCTAATAACACTGTTTGTTCTTTCAGGTTTAAATGAGACAATGAACCACCGAGCTGTTCTCTTCTCCCTCACTTTACTGTGTTACCTTTTCATTTTGCTGGCAAATGTTACTCTTATTGTGACCATCATCTTGGATAAAAACCTGCATGAACCAATGTATATTCTATTGTGTATGTTTTGCATGAATGGGCTTTATGGGACAGCAGGTTTCTACCCCAAGTTCCTCTGGGATCTGCTTTCTCCTGTTCATGTTATCTCTTATGCTGGATGCCATGTTCAGGCTCTGGTAATGTATTCATTTGCCTGCAGTGACCTGTCTATTCTTGCAGTCATGGCATATGACAGATATGTGGCTATATGTCGACCTCTAGACTACCACTGTATTATGTCAAAGCAAAGACTCTTAATGTTAGTGTGTTTCTCCTGGTTAGCACCTTTTTGCATTATGGGCATAAATGTTATTCTGACATCTAGATTAAAGTTATGCAGCCCATTTATCGCCAGACTTTTTTGTGTGAATTGGATTATTGTTAAACTTGCTTGTTTCCCAGCTGATACTATGGTTAATGGTATTGTTGCATACATTACAATACTCATTTATGTCTTCCATGGTTTCTTTATAGTTTGGTCTTATATGTATCTCATCAAAACATGCGTGAATTCAATAGAAAACAGGAGGAAGTTCATGCAAACATGTGTGCCACATTTAACCTCCTTACTCATTTTCCTTGTAACAATAGTTTTTGATGTCATGAACATGCGATTTGGTTCAAAAGATTTACCTCAGGCTGTTCAAAACTTTATCGAAATACAATTTCTTGTCATACCCCCCATTATAAATCCTCTCATTTATGGTTTCAAATTGACAAAGATTCGGAACAGATTTCTGCATGttattacttttaaaaacaaatattaa
- the LOC117251081 gene encoding olfactory receptor 4B13-like, translated as MDNVSLITLFVLSGLNETMNHRAVLFSLTLLCYLFILLVNVTLIVIIILDKNLHEPMYILLCVNCMNGLYGTAGFYPKFLWDLLSPVHVISYAGCHVQALVMYSFACSDLSILAVMAYDRYVAICRPLVYHCIMSKQRLLMLVCFSWLAPFCIMGINVILTSRLKLCSPFITRLFCVNWIIVKLACFPADTMVNGIAAYITMIIYAFHGFFIVWSYMCLIKTCVNSTENRRKFMQTCVPHLTSLLIFIVTIVFDLMNMRFGSKDLPQTVQNFIEIQFLVIPPIINPLIYGFKLTKIRNRFLHVITFKNKY; from the coding sequence ATGGATAATGTCTCTCTAATAACACTGTTTGTTCTTTCAGGTTTAAATGAGACAATGAACCACCGAGCTGTTCTCTTCTCCCTCACTTTACTGTGTTACCTTTTCATTTTGCTGGTAAATGTTACTCTTATTGTGATCATCATCTTGGATAAGAACCTGCATGAACCAATGTATATTCTATTGTGTGTGAACTGCATGAATGGGCTTTATGGGACAGCAGGTTTCTACCCCAAGTTCCTCTGGGATCTGCTTTCTCCTGTTCATGTTATCTCTTATGCTGGATGCCATGTTCAGGCTCTGGTAATGTATTCATTTGCCTGCAGTGACCTGTCTATTCTTGCAGTCATGGCATATGACAGATATGTGGCTATATGTCGACCCCTAGTCTACCACTGTATTATGTCAAAGCAAAGACTCTTAATGTTAGTGTGTTTCTCCTGGTTAGCACCTTTTTGCATTATGGGCATAAATGTTATTCTGACATCTAGATTAAAGTTATGCAGCCCATTTATCACCAGACTTTTTTGTGTGAATTGGATTATTGTTAAACTTGCTTGTTTCCCAGCTGATACTATGGTTAATGGTATTGCTGCATACATTACAATGATAATTTATGCCTTCCATGGTTTCTTTATAGTTTGGTCTTATATGTGTCTCATCAAAACATGTGTGAATTCAACAGAAAACAGGAGGAAGTTCATGCAAACATGTGTGCCACATTTAACCTCCTTACTCATCTTCATTGTAACAATAGTTTTTGATCTCATGAACATGCGATTTGGTTCAAAAGATTTACCTCAGACTGTTCAAAACTTTATCGAAATACAATTTCTTGTCATACCCCCCATTATAAATCCTCTCATTTATGGTTTCAAATTGACAAAGATTCGGAACAGATTTCTGCATGttattacttttaaaaacaaatattaa